One Argentina anserina chromosome 6, drPotAnse1.1, whole genome shotgun sequence genomic window, AACTTACCGGAAAAGAGGTCACTTGCGTTAGTCCGTCGTTGTGGCCTTCTGGCGAGggctttttcagttttttctgGGTTCACGGTTCACCTCCCTCGATCTCTCTTCCAAGAGAACGAAACACTGTGTGACTAACTctagattttaggttttatctCATTTTTAACGTGAAAATGACAATTTTACCCTAAAAACGTATCCAGAATCGTATCCTGACCGTATTTTTTGGGTTGACTTTGTACTACATAGTTAGGATACGATTTTTCATCCATGGATACGTATATGCAGCGTATCCGGACCGTACACGTATCCGACACGGGTACGATACGGACATACCCATTTTTTGCCGTATCCATGCTATATAGTCAGAGACCACTATatgcatataattatataatgcTCTAAGATCTACATCTATAATGATAATAATGACATATCATTCCTTCATTTCTTAGCAACTATGTGATGCACTTTTAGATAATTCTAAGGGTACAGAAGTTTGACTGCATCAACATAAGCTAGCTTCGCAAAGAGTAGTGCACAAAAATTCGTGAAGAAAATGGCATATAAGATATTAAGAATTTCCTTGCAACTCGTTACTTACAAGAGTAGGCATGACACCCATTCTGCCTGTATCATCAATCAAAGCTGAGTATAAGGACCTCATATGACAAGGATGCTGCTGCGGCAACTGTAGGCATATGACAGCTCAATTTCGGCATCAAACCTTCTCTCGAGAACTAACTGTAATGAGGTAAAAATGGGAACAGCATTGCACTCTGGGAAAATCTAAACATGTTAGCCCCTTTCAAATGGAATCAACTCCAGTCAGTGCATAGTAAACTACACCAGGATTTTATCTTAAGACTTCTCCTTCTATGCATGAAAAGCAAACTAACATCAAGAACCTCCAAACGTAACTATGGCTGCAAAGCCTGGATGGCCCAAGATGGCAGGGGTGCACGAAATAACACAGGAAGACCAGTAATAGGGTGCTCCAAAGACAAGCTTTCTGCATGAAGTTCATGGCCCTCATATGTTGTCCCATTCCACTCGTAGACACCCTCATACTTAACATCCCCTCTTATCGAAATTCCAAGATACTGGCAATGCAGACGGATTTGGTGCGTCCTTCCACTCCGAGGACGTGCTCTAACCAGAATCTCATCCTTCTTTGCATTTCCATCAATTACAGACTTCTCTTCAACCACTACAACATTATCATAATCTGGTCTAAACTCAGATGGCTCCTTGAAGCTCCCTTGTCCATTTATCGATACAACCTCAAACGACGTCTCCATGTCTCTCACAACCGATCCACCTGGTAGTCCCCTCCCTACATTCGAAGCAGCATACACCCTCCACGCCCCAAACTTCGACCGACCATGACCTGATTTAACAGTGATTCTTTCCCATTTCGGAGCTACACCAACACAGCGTGCAATGTACGTTTTCGACACTTTATGATCAGTAAACGCCTTGACAAGTTTGGCAGCTACCTTATGTGACTTGGTTATTATCATCACTCCACTAGTGTCCCTATCCAGCCTATTTGCAAGATGTAGCTCCGGCGCTTTCCCTTCAACCCTTGCAACTGATTTATCCAACTCAGTTCAATATTCATGAAAGAGTAACAAAATCTCAAGCTCCTATTATATCTCCTACACTTCAATACTAGCAAGTACAAATCATTTTATTGTCTAAAGCATTACAATTTACAATGAACATCTCATTAACATTTTACTGAGGTAACTAGgactaaatttttttaactttgacCAATCAACaattacccaatatcattaaCAGAACAAAAAAGTGACCCAACAAAATGAGAGCTAACCTGACTCGGCCGAGTTAAACAGGAACTTAGGTACCGATTCCAGCACACCCTCACAGTAAATCCCCTGAGGCTTGTTCACAACAGTAAGCCACTGATCCTCataaacgacgtcgtttctcGAAAGAGAAAAGAGGCTTGATTTGGACGAAGCCGACATGGCTCTCGCTAGCTCCATGTTCTTTGAGATCAACGGCAGAGGCGGGGAGAGGGGCACTGGGTAATTCTGTGAGAGTTGGAGGGCATTTTGGGAACTGGGATTATCGAAATCCGACATTGAGATTGGGCTCAATGCTTTGGGGAAGCTGGAGAGGTTTCTGggggtgaagaagaagaagaaggttgaACAATAAGAGAGGGACATTTTTCGTCAATAAAAAACGACAGCGTTTTGAGATTAAAAAGCGCGAACTTTGAGCTAAACGCCGTCGTTTTAGTCTTCTTCCAAATTGAGATTTAAACCCTTTGGAGAACCAAAATCTGCTTAAACCCTAAAAATGTCATCTTTCTTGTTCAGAAAAAGAGCCAGCTGGGTCTTATTGGGTAAGCTAATTAAGACCCCAAAACGTGAAATTCCCAGGGTTTTGGATCCTGGgtcttcttcattttcaccCAAAGCTTCAGAAATCCTATCTGGGTCGGTTCATTACCTCAGAAAATCGATTGGTTGTGATGAAAGGTTTGGGCTTTGTTCGAATTTGGGGGTTTCATTGTGTGGGTTTCATGGCGGTAGTTCAAGTTGTGGCTTGGTTCGATTCTATGGGACTCAGGCAGCTCAGGAGCCTTCAACCTCCGATGGGCTCACAGTTGATCGGATACTAAATAGTGAGTGGTCAATTCACACAGAGGATGAGAGTGATTGGAAGAGTCACGCTGCTGCGATCGCCCAATCTATTCATCTTATTAAGAAACGTTTACAGGTTCAGCTTAAATTTTACTGCTTGTTATTGTTTTAGGTCTCATTTTGATGCATTGTTTTGTTGCTAATGTTGTGAGTTTCATCATGTTACGTGGCACTTTGAATGTGTAAAAAGTTAAAACTTTAGCTGCTGTCATTACAACTTTAATGCTAATCAAGAATCAAATGTTGGTTTCTTGAGTTCGTGTGTGactagtttgagttgtttccCGCTTGAATTAGAAGTTTTAAGTAATTTTTTTGTGGTGGCAGTGGAAGAAGTTGATGGACAGGTTGGATATGTTATCGGTGGAGCTTAATAAGCCGAACCTGTGGGATGATCCGGCACATGCCGGTAAGATTAGCCGCGAGCACGGTTCACTGTTGGGTAAAATGAAGGAAGTGAGGGCATTTGAGCAGGAATTGCTCGAGCATGTGGACATGATAAAGCTTGCTCGCGAAGAGAATGATGCAGAGTTGGAATCGGTGGGCTTTTAATACTTGTCATAGGCATGTTATAACTCTTTATACATGGTTTAGCCATCTTGAACAGTTGGCGGCAATTTTCTGTTTTACTGGCTATTCTAGAGTTGGGATGTTCTCTGAATCTCTGATACATGAATTGATTTTAGTTTAATGGAGAACATGGAATTGGTACATTGTAATGATTGTATAGGTGAATCCAGTAGGTGCTTTCTTCTGTTAAGTTGAGCCTTCAATGAATGTAACACTGTACATTATGGCCAAAAAGCTATAGTGACGTTCTTGAAAGTTGAATCCTTCTAATAGAAGTTAAATCATTTTATTACAAGTAATGTATATAACTTTTAAAACTGGGAACAGAATGCATTGTGCTGTTTAGTTAACTCGTTTCTCCTTTGCAGGAATCCATGAACGCTTTGCTTGAGATGAGAAGAACTTCAAAGGAGAAAGAGACCCAGGCGTTGTTAGCTGGGGAGCAGGATCCTTGCTCCTGTTATATAGAGGTCTGTGATATATACAAGATTCTTTTCTATATCAACTTTTCCTACACTCAACGTATATCTGCCATTGTTTTGGCATTTCTGCTAATGTTTGATAACCAAACCCTTTGATTTTGTTATCATGTGATGTAGATACAATCAGGAGCTGGGGGTACAGAGAGCAATGACTGGGCAGCGATGGTCATGCAGATGTACAAAATGTGGGCTCAACGCCGTGGATATAAAATGACTGTTGTGGAAGAAATGCCTGGTGAGATTGCGGGAATCAAGGTTCACCTTCTTACCATCCATCGCTATTCCTTCTTATTAATCAAATGTATCCTTGAAACATTCCCGCTAGTTATATACCAATCAAGGGAAAACTTTCATGTTGCAAGCATTTGATAGGCCACTCATTTCGTATCGAACTCTAAAAAGCCTTTAATTAGAGATTGATGTGCAATTTAGATTTTCCATATTTGTTTGTTAGTTAAGTCAGAAGTTATAGTAGGTTGGTGCCATGTTTTGAACTTCAGCTCGTTTGTGTTCTTGCAGCGGGCAACCATCAAAATTGATGGAGAATATGCTTTTGGATATGCCAAAGCAGAAGTAGGAGTGCACAGATTAGTACGTATCTCACCGTTTGACAGTAATAAGCGCAGACATACTTCGTTTGCTGCTGTTGCTGTGACTCCGATATTGGGAGATGTATCTGCTCATGTACAAATCAATGACTGTGATCTCCGCATTGAGCGTTTTCGTTCTGGGGGAGCTGGGGGCCAGCATGCTAATACAACAGATAGTGCAGTGAGGATTGTTCACATTCCGACTGGAATAACTGCCACTTGTCAAAATGAAAGGTAGGGATTGCAGACACATACCTTTGCACCCCTACCTCTCATATTTTGCTTGCTATATTTGAGAGTTGGAACAAAGATTGCCATTGGCAATGATCACTTTTTTCTTGAATGCACAGATCACAACATCAGAATAAGGCTTCAGCAATGGCTGTTATCCAAGCAAGAGTAGATCAGCTAGAAATGGCACGACAGACTCAGAAGAATGCACAATATTCACAATCTCTTACTGATATAACATGGGGAAGCCAGATACGCAGCTACGTGCTTCAGGTATGCCCATTCTCCAACCATTAACTAACTGTCTTTCTCTGgtaatacattgaaaatttaatttataataaCTTTTGTAATGCTAAAATGCTACTTTTGGTGCAGCCATACCGGATGGTGAAAGATCTTAGAACCAACTATGAAGTCTCTGATCCTGATGCAGTTCTTGAGGGAGATCTAGACGGTTTTATCTTGAGTTATTTATCTGCTTCATTGGATAAAGATGAAGATGACCGCTAATCGAGTTTTGTTTCGAGATTCGGAAATCAACCCTGCATAGTGCATCAAAGCTGAATATCTGCTGCATGCAGATGCATCAAAATTGTGACAGATTCGAGTCATCTGATGTCAGATCAATCAGAGGAACGATGAACCATCTCCCTTTCGAAGCTAACATGAGTACGGAATGTGTCATCTGTATATTCAGTGAAAAAAGATAGAATTGTGTCAAGTACCTCATATGATTCTTTGATTATCATAAAGTTTTTGGTAACAGTCTAATACTGTAATAAATTGAAACAAATAAAAGGAGCTGATTTCAAtagttgaagacttgaagtcaATATATCGGTAACTCTACCTTCCAAATGTGATTATCTTTGCAGTTTGCACTACTACTCTCTTTAGCAAGAATAAATTATCTCAAAGTAAAGAGTTTATTATCGTGTAAACCTCTTGCTATTTCATgcaggggtgggcataaaaaacggaaatcccgatcccgtcccgaaattcatagggataAGACGGGatggaggtctaaaaatgtcAATCTCgttccgatcccgtcccgtttcataatagtgggacgaataatttatattccgcttcgtcccgttccgtcccacctttaatgaaaacttaaaaattattatatatttgtatcaaaatgaaactaatttatattcttaataactctaaaattatatcaactcaaatagtaatggtaaattataatattttgaacataatatgcatttttttgttaaaaattcattattgaatgttactttgttaatgaaaaaataaaaatatag contains:
- the LOC126797843 gene encoding RNA pseudouridine synthase 1, which produces MSDFDNPSSQNALQLSQNYPVPLSPPLPLISKNMELARAMSASSKSSLFSLSRNDVVYEDQWLTVVNKPQGIYCEGVLESVPKFLFNSAESVARVEGKAPELHLANRLDRDTSGVMIITKSHKVAAKLVKAFTDHKVSKTYIARCVGVAPKWERITVKSGHGRSKFGAWRVYAASNVGRGLPGGSVVRDMETSFEVVSINGQGSFKEPSEFRPDYDNVVVVEEKSVIDGNAKKDEILVRARPRSGRTHQIRLHCQYLGISIRGDVKYEGVYEWNGTTYEGHELHAESLSLEHPITGLPVLFRAPLPSWAIQALQP
- the LOC126797844 gene encoding peptide chain release factor PrfB2, chloroplastic, yielding MSSFLFRKRASWVLLGKLIKTPKREIPRVLDPGSSSFSPKASEILSGSVHYLRKSIGCDERFGLCSNLGVSLCGFHGGSSSCGLVRFYGTQAAQEPSTSDGLTVDRILNSEWSIHTEDESDWKSHAAAIAQSIHLIKKRLQWKKLMDRLDMLSVELNKPNLWDDPAHAGKISREHGSLLGKMKEVRAFEQELLEHVDMIKLAREENDAELESESMNALLEMRRTSKEKETQALLAGEQDPCSCYIEIQSGAGGTESNDWAAMVMQMYKMWAQRRGYKMTVVEEMPGEIAGIKRATIKIDGEYAFGYAKAEVGVHRLVRISPFDSNKRRHTSFAAVAVTPILGDVSAHVQINDCDLRIERFRSGGAGGQHANTTDSAVRIVHIPTGITATCQNERSQHQNKASAMAVIQARVDQLEMARQTQKNAQYSQSLTDITWGSQIRSYVLQPYRMVKDLRTNYEVSDPDAVLEGDLDGFILSYLSASLDKDEDDR